In a single window of the Pirellulales bacterium genome:
- the kdpC gene encoding potassium-transporting ATPase subunit KdpC gives MFRHIRAAIVIFVALTLVTGVAYPLVVTGIGQTLFPRQAQGSFVERDGVVLGSELIGQQFEGPEYFWGRLSATGPMPYNAAASSGSNLGPTNPALVDAVKARIAALQTADPENTAKIPVDLVTSSGSGLDPHISPAAAEYQLARVAKARKLAPQEVRSLVAKHTAGRSLGMLGEARVNVLLVNLDLDKVTADKTGGL, from the coding sequence ATGTTCCGTCATATTCGTGCCGCGATTGTGATTTTCGTAGCTCTCACGCTCGTCACGGGCGTAGCGTACCCGCTGGTTGTCACCGGGATCGGCCAGACTTTGTTTCCGCGCCAGGCGCAAGGCAGCTTTGTCGAGCGCGACGGTGTCGTACTTGGTTCCGAGTTAATTGGCCAACAGTTCGAAGGCCCGGAATATTTCTGGGGTCGTCTGTCTGCCACCGGACCGATGCCGTACAACGCCGCTGCCAGTAGTGGTTCAAACCTGGGCCCCACGAATCCTGCACTCGTCGACGCCGTGAAGGCGCGCATTGCGGCACTGCAAACGGCCGATCCGGAAAACACCGCCAAGATTCCCGTGGACCTGGTGACCTCGTCAGGCAGCGGGCTCGATCCTCATATTAGCCCAGCCGCCGCCGAATATCAGCTCGCGCGCGTCGCCAAGGCGCGGAAGCTCGCTCCGCAAGAAGTTCGCTCGTTGGTTGCCAAGCATACCGCGGGGCGCTCGCTGGGCATGCTCGGCGAGGCACGCGTCAATGTGCTGCTCGTGAATCTCGACCTCGACAAGGTCACGGCCGACAAGACCGGTGGCCTATAA
- the kdpF gene encoding K(+)-transporting ATPase subunit F, whose translation MNPLYIVGAVISALLLVYLTVALLKPEWFS comes from the coding sequence ATGAACCCGCTGTATATCGTCGGCGCGGTCATATCCGCGCTCCTGCTGGTCTATCTGACCGTGGCGCTACTGAAACCGGAGTGGTTTTCATGA
- the kdpA gene encoding potassium-transporting ATPase subunit KdpA yields the protein MNLYTWLQIGLYLLVLVALAKPLGRFMANVFDGKPCGLDVVLGPLERLIYRIAGVRATDEMNWKSYAGAMLLFNFIGFVVVYGMQRTQAWLPLNPQGFANVTPDSSFNTAVSFATNTNWQGYGGESTMSYLTQMLGLNVQNFVSAAGGLAVLAAMIRGFRRRPEPVAGQEKAVSHGEGLIGNFWVDLTRSTLYILLPLSIVLAVFLVSQGVVQNFAPYQTAQLVQPIKDAEGKPVAEQTLPLGPAASQIAIKQLGTNGGGFFNVNSAHPYENPTPLANFLELLAILVISAALCYTFGVMVGDTRQGWAVLAAMLVIFVPLLLVCAFAEEGGVPAFAALGVDQQPSDSQPGGNMEGKEARFGIGPSALWAAATTGASNGSVNSMHDSFTPLGGLVPMWLMQLGEVIFGGVGSGLYGMLAFAIITVFVAGLMVGRTPEYLGKKIEAYEMKMASLVILFPPLVVLVGTAIAVVAPGGLVQPSGAPTIPNPGPHGFSEVLYAFSSAGNNNGSAFGGLSANVPFYNTALGIAMLIARYWLAVPILAIAGSLAAKKVTPTSAGTLPTHQPLFVVLLASIVIVVGALTFIPALALGPIVEHLQMIAG from the coding sequence ATGAACCTCTATACGTGGTTGCAAATCGGCCTCTATTTGCTCGTACTGGTGGCGCTCGCTAAGCCGCTCGGCCGATTCATGGCGAACGTGTTCGACGGCAAGCCATGCGGTCTCGATGTAGTTCTCGGGCCGCTCGAACGATTGATTTACCGCATTGCCGGTGTGCGCGCCACGGACGAGATGAATTGGAAGAGCTACGCCGGTGCGATGCTGTTGTTTAACTTCATCGGCTTCGTGGTCGTATACGGCATGCAACGCACTCAGGCATGGCTGCCGCTTAATCCGCAAGGCTTTGCCAATGTCACGCCTGATTCGTCGTTTAACACAGCTGTGAGCTTTGCCACGAACACCAATTGGCAAGGTTACGGCGGCGAATCGACGATGAGCTATCTGACGCAGATGCTCGGTCTGAACGTGCAAAACTTCGTATCGGCCGCGGGCGGTTTAGCCGTGTTGGCTGCCATGATTCGCGGCTTTCGTCGCCGTCCAGAACCCGTCGCCGGCCAGGAAAAAGCCGTTTCGCATGGCGAAGGTCTGATTGGCAATTTCTGGGTCGATCTGACCCGCAGCACTTTGTACATTCTGCTCCCGCTGTCGATCGTGTTGGCCGTCTTTCTGGTCTCGCAGGGTGTCGTGCAGAACTTCGCGCCATATCAAACGGCGCAGCTCGTGCAGCCTATCAAGGATGCCGAAGGCAAGCCGGTGGCCGAGCAGACCTTGCCATTAGGGCCGGCCGCTTCGCAAATCGCGATCAAGCAACTGGGCACCAACGGCGGCGGCTTCTTCAATGTCAACTCGGCGCATCCATACGAAAACCCGACTCCGCTGGCCAACTTCTTGGAACTGTTGGCGATCCTCGTAATCTCGGCCGCACTTTGTTACACGTTTGGAGTAATGGTCGGCGATACAAGGCAGGGATGGGCTGTGCTGGCGGCGATGCTCGTCATTTTCGTCCCCTTGCTCCTCGTATGCGCCTTTGCCGAAGAAGGGGGCGTTCCGGCATTTGCCGCGTTGGGCGTCGATCAGCAGCCGAGCGATAGTCAGCCCGGTGGCAACATGGAAGGCAAGGAGGCACGCTTTGGGATCGGTCCCTCGGCGCTGTGGGCGGCGGCCACGACAGGAGCCTCGAACGGCAGCGTCAACAGCATGCACGATTCTTTCACGCCGCTGGGAGGGCTCGTTCCCATGTGGCTGATGCAGTTGGGAGAAGTGATCTTCGGCGGGGTTGGTAGCGGGCTATACGGCATGTTGGCATTCGCCATCATCACGGTCTTTGTAGCCGGATTAATGGTCGGGCGCACGCCCGAATACCTGGGTAAGAAGATCGAAGCCTATGAGATGAAAATGGCTTCGCTCGTGATTCTCTTCCCGCCGCTGGTGGTGCTGGTCGGCACGGCCATCGCGGTTGTCGCACCGGGAGGGCTGGTGCAACCCAGTGGGGCACCCACAATCCCTAATCCAGGACCGCATGGCTTCAGCGAAGTGCTGTATGCCTTTTCTTCGGCCGGAAACAACAACGGGAGCGCATTCGGCGGGCTGAGCGCGAACGTGCCGTTCTACAACACGGCGCTGGGTATCGCGATGCTCATCGCGCGCTACTGGCTGGCCGTACCGATCTTGGCGATCGCCGGCTCGCTGGCCGCCAAGAAGGTCACGCCCACAAGCGCCGGCACGTTGCCTACACACCAACCTTTGTTCGTGGTATTGCTCGCCAGCATCGTGATTGTCGTCGGCGCCTTGACGTTCATTCCCGCCCTGGCGCTGGGGCCCATCGTCGAACACCTGCAAATGATCGCCGGTTAA
- the kdpB gene encoding potassium-transporting ATPase subunit KdpB: MSRQTQARPLFDPPIVRRAIIESFLKLNPRRQLRNPVMFTVLVGSALTTALWIQALLGKGEAPATFIFWISLWLWFTVLFANFAEAMAEGRGKAQADALRRARQDVMAKKLKEPRRDARRDSVSATTLRKGDILLVEAGDQVPADGEVIEGIASVDESAITGESAPVIRESGGDRSSVTGGTRVLSDWLIVRVGANPGETFLDRMIALVEGAKRRKTPNEIALDILLAALTIVFLLACVTLLPFSLYSVHSAGQGAPITVTVLVALLVCLIPTTIGGLLSAIGIAGMDRMIQANVIATSGRAVEAAGDVDVLLLDKTGTITLGNRQAVEFIPSEGTDLASLADAAQLASLADETPEGRSIVVLAKEKYGLRGRDLERNQAEFIPFSAQTRISGVDLDGRHLRKGAADAIECYVNQRGGSMPASLRQRVDGIAKQGGTPLVVAENDRALGVIYLKDIVKGGIKERFAELRQMGIKTVMITGDNPLTAAAIAAEAGVDDFLAQATPETKLKLIREYQAGGRLVAMTGDGTNDSPALAQADVAVAMNSGTQSAKEAGNMVDLDSNPTKLLEIVEIGKQLLMTRGSLTTFSIANDVAKYFAIIPAAFASTYPVLNKLNVMHLATPDSAILSAVIFNALIIVMLIPLALRGVRHRPVDASQLLRDNLLIYGLGGLIVPFIGIKVIDVLLVAAGLAQATST; the protein is encoded by the coding sequence ATGTCCAGGCAAACGCAAGCAAGACCCTTGTTTGATCCGCCGATCGTGCGGCGGGCGATAATCGAATCCTTCCTCAAGCTGAACCCTCGACGGCAACTGCGCAATCCCGTCATGTTCACCGTGCTGGTTGGCAGCGCGCTGACCACGGCACTATGGATACAGGCACTGCTAGGCAAAGGAGAAGCGCCGGCGACGTTCATCTTTTGGATTTCGCTGTGGTTATGGTTCACCGTACTGTTCGCCAACTTCGCCGAAGCTATGGCCGAAGGGCGCGGTAAGGCCCAGGCCGACGCTTTGCGGCGCGCCCGTCAGGATGTGATGGCGAAAAAGCTCAAAGAACCGCGCCGCGATGCACGCCGCGATAGCGTTTCGGCCACGACGTTACGTAAAGGGGACATTTTGCTCGTGGAAGCAGGAGACCAGGTGCCCGCCGATGGTGAAGTGATCGAAGGGATCGCCTCGGTCGACGAAAGTGCCATCACCGGTGAAAGCGCGCCGGTGATCCGCGAGAGCGGCGGCGATCGTAGCAGCGTTACCGGAGGCACGCGCGTCCTGTCGGATTGGCTGATCGTCCGCGTCGGAGCCAATCCTGGTGAGACCTTTCTGGATCGCATGATTGCCTTGGTAGAGGGGGCGAAGCGGCGAAAGACCCCCAACGAGATCGCCCTGGACATTTTGCTCGCGGCACTGACGATCGTTTTTCTGCTGGCCTGCGTGACCTTGCTGCCGTTTTCGCTGTATAGCGTGCACTCGGCCGGTCAAGGCGCGCCGATTACGGTGACGGTATTGGTGGCTTTGCTTGTCTGTTTGATACCGACCACGATCGGCGGCCTGCTGTCGGCCATCGGTATCGCCGGCATGGATCGCATGATCCAGGCCAACGTGATCGCCACGTCAGGGCGCGCTGTGGAAGCGGCCGGAGATGTCGATGTGCTGCTGCTGGATAAGACCGGCACGATCACGCTCGGCAATCGCCAGGCGGTCGAGTTCATACCGTCCGAGGGCACCGACCTCGCGTCGCTAGCGGATGCGGCGCAACTGGCCTCGCTGGCAGATGAAACGCCCGAGGGACGTAGTATTGTGGTGCTGGCGAAAGAAAAGTACGGCTTGCGCGGCCGTGACCTCGAGCGCAATCAGGCCGAGTTCATACCTTTCTCGGCCCAGACGCGTATCAGCGGCGTCGATCTCGACGGCCGGCACCTGCGTAAAGGGGCCGCCGACGCGATCGAATGTTATGTCAATCAGCGCGGCGGTTCGATGCCCGCATCGTTGCGGCAACGCGTCGACGGAATTGCCAAACAGGGTGGCACGCCCTTGGTCGTGGCCGAAAACGATCGCGCCTTGGGCGTGATTTACTTGAAGGACATCGTCAAAGGTGGAATCAAGGAACGGTTCGCCGAGTTGCGCCAGATGGGGATCAAGACCGTCATGATCACCGGAGACAATCCGCTGACGGCAGCTGCCATCGCCGCCGAGGCGGGCGTCGATGATTTTCTGGCGCAAGCCACGCCCGAAACCAAGCTGAAGCTGATACGCGAATATCAGGCCGGCGGCCGCCTGGTCGCAATGACCGGTGATGGCACGAATGACTCCCCGGCACTCGCCCAGGCAGATGTGGCCGTGGCGATGAACTCCGGCACGCAGTCGGCCAAAGAAGCCGGCAACATGGTCGATCTCGACTCGAACCCGACTAAGCTGCTCGAAATCGTCGAGATCGGCAAGCAATTGCTGATGACGCGCGGATCGCTAACGACGTTTAGCATCGCCAACGACGTGGCCAAGTATTTTGCAATCATTCCGGCCGCGTTTGCCAGCACTTATCCGGTGCTCAATAAGCTGAATGTCATGCATCTTGCGACGCCCGACAGTGCCATCCTCTCGGCGGTGATCTTCAACGCCCTGATCATTGTGATGTTGATTCCCTTGGCGCTGCGTGGCGTCCGGCATCGTCCGGTAGATGCCTCGCAGTTGTTGCGAGACAATCTATTAATTTACGGTCTAGGCGGTCTGATTGTGCCCTTCATCGGCATCAAAGTGATTGACGTGCTGTTGGTAGCCGCCGGGCTGGCGCAAGCCACTAGCACCTGA